A single window of Solanum dulcamara chromosome 5, daSolDulc1.2, whole genome shotgun sequence DNA harbors:
- the LOC129888611 gene encoding GDSL esterase/lipase At1g71691: MDFSVIKILFIFIFFVFPEAKALIYPQDLITHDSALDFSSLTPSFPISSSPIFRPTAPLVPALFIIGDSSVDCGTNNFLGTFARADRLPYGRDFDTHQPTGRFCNGRIPVDYLALRLGLPFVPSYLGQAGSIEEMILGVNYASAGAGIIFSSGSELGQHISLAQQIEQVTDTIQQFIVTIGEDATTDLISNSLFYISIGSNDYIHYYLLNASNVQSVYLPWSFNQFLAQTIKQEIKNLYNDKVRKVVVMGLAPIGCAPYYLWLYSSKNGECVENINDMILEFNFAVRYMVSELNEELVDATIIFCDAFEGSMDIIQNHDRYGFNVTDEACCGLGEYKGWIMCVSPEMACNNASSHIWWDQFHPTDSVNAILADNIWSSLHTPMCYPMNLQDMLAPNTR, encoded by the exons ATGGATTTCTCAGTAATCAAGATTCTGttcatcttcatttttttcGTATTCCCAGAAGCTAAAGCTCTCATTTACCCTCAAGATCTCATAACCCATGATTCTGCGTTGGATTTTTCGTCATTAACCCCGTCTTTTCCTATCTCTTCGTCTCCAATTTTTCGTCCTACAGCTCCTCTTGTTCCGGCTTTGTTCATTATTGGTGATTCGTCAGTTGATTGTGGTACGAATAATTTTCTTGGGACTTTTGCTCGAGCTGATAGGCTTCCTTATGGTCGTGATTTTGATACTCATCAACCTACTGGACGATTCTGCAATGGAAGAATCCCTGTCGATTATCTAG CATTGCGTCTGGGGTTACCATTTGTGCCTAGTTACCTAGGGCAGGCTGGTTCAATTGAAGAAATGATTCTTGGGGTTAATTATGCTTCTGCTGGTGCTGGTATTATCTTCTCAAGTGGCTCAGAATTG GGTCAGCACATCTCACTTGCACAGCAAATAGAGCAGGTTACTGACACTATTCAGCAGTTTATAGTGACTATTGGTGAGGATGCAACAACTGATCTGATATCTAATTCTTTGTTCTACATTTCGATAGGGAGTAATGACTACATTCATTACTATCTCCTAAATGCATCAAATGTTCAATCTGTTTACCTGCCGTGGAGTTTCAACCAGTTTTTAGCACAGACGATAAAACAGGAGATTAAGAACTTGTACAATGACAAGGTAAGAAAAGTGGTTGTAATGGGACTGGCTCCTATAGGCTGTGCACCTTACTACTTATGGCTATACAGTAGCAAGAACGGGGAGTGTGTCGAGAACATAAATGACATGATATTGGAGTTCAACTTTGCTGTGAGATATATGGTGTCTGAACTCAATGAGGAGCTTGTTGATGCCACTATCATATTCTGTGATGCATTTGAAGGCTCAATGGACATTATTCAGAATCACGACCGTTATG GTTTCAATGTGACAGATGAGGCTTGCTGTGGTTTAGGCGAATATAAAGGCTGGATCATGTGTGTTTCCCCTGAAATGGCGTGCAATAACGCCTCTAGCCACATCTGGTGGGATCAATTTCATCCAACTGATTCTGTGAACGCTATCCTCGCTGACAACATCTGGTCCAGCCTTCATACACCTATGTGCTACCCAATGAACTTGCAGGACATGTTAGCTCCAAACACCAGATAG